The genomic region GGCTATATTTTCAAAGAGATTAGGTGGCTGagctgcaaaactattaaacccattagtggtaaaatttttaagcattgaaGAAATCGAAGATACctgagatgcgagtgaagtgaGTGGATCCACTTCGTGTATTCCAGCGACTCGTTTTCAGGACACTGCTTAATTGGTTGGCCgttgataattgttgctggcaattctctaaattatttcataagcctcgttataagacttagaaaggagagcattATTAGTAGAAGTGTCCACTACCATCCTTGTGTGAGCGTTGAGATCGTTATAGAACATCTCAAGTTGGATGCAATGAGGGATTCCGTGATGAGGGCACTTCCGTAATAATTTTTTGTACCTTTCtcatgcctcatacaaggactcatcatccatttgttggaaaggagtgatctcgttcctcaacttagcattcttgctaggcggGAAATACTTCATTAGGAATCTTTCTGCTAACTCTTACCATGTTGAAATGgaatttggtggcaatgaattcaACCAAGCTCGAGCTTTGTCCCTTAGCGAATATGGGAAAAGCTTTAATCGTAAAGTATCTTCGGGTACTCCGGCTAACTTGAAAAAATCGCTTACCTCCATAAACGGTCTTAAGTGAATATGaggatcttcggtaggcattctactgaattggcccactgtttgaagcatctggaacatgactggTTTTAGCTCAAATTGTTGTGCCTCGATtttgggtctcctaatacccggattaagatcatgaaacactGGCACGGCATACTGTCttaaagctctatccctatcatcagcaataaggataggattttgagcagggTTTGTTTCGTTTCCTTGATTCAAATTTTCGAAGTTCATCTCTTCGGTCCTTCTCTaacttgcttgtcttcttcaTTGTCAAAAAGTTTTTTCAATCTCAGGGTCTATggggagtaaatcgataattcgatcaatactcataaacctCTAAAACAACACAGAAAAAAgctaattaagttaaaattgaactgaaaaataaaccaaaatgcagaattcaaaaattcacaaataatgacttttaaaaCAGTCTCAGGCAACAACgtcaaaaacttggaacgatggaaatgtgcaagtgtacacaatcacaacaagtaataaagtgacaagtagtaaagtgacaagtaaatgtcgagttatcatacccacagggactgtgaaaagaattatttatgaatgaatttaaaaacactttggtgaagaaaaatattttaatttgaggaggtgattaaaaactaagatttttaactaagtaaaataaataaagagaaaataaaagttccaatgcacgatttcaaaagatgattttaatcaagataacATAATTGTGTTAGGTTAATTagatttcttaacttagaattactaaactcatgttcatgttgttacgaataaattcacagcaacttggtaatttgctaacttatgaacatactcacctaccaaaatccatttatcttttgactatatctctatgtcaattcaaccgatcaaacaaattttaataagcaaatgcgttaatacacatacatacttatgaaattaaaaataatctcttgtacatatctctatgccaattcaaacaattaattcaatctcataagcacataaaatattacgtgaggtaacaatgtattcctaccttgaaacagtttaatcacaataatcttgcaatttatgcaaggctaatgtatcgttagataccattgctaatttaaccctcagctaccttagatgattaaacatgcattgattaagtatcgtttcaattaattacaattccaatccgtttaaataattaattcattagttaccttaaaattgtaatgcaggaataacttagtcatggttttacttaatcaaacatcttaccaaggcctataacaacacaaacacaattttaataaattaagtggacaaaatgcaatcaacctaacacaaattaaatttaagccatattaattaaattaaacatatcaacatcacaagtattcatagacatgttcataacaacaacaataaaattaaaaggataaggaacaagaatcaaatctgatgtttctccgaggcttgactaAGTTGCTCCGCTCCTCCTTCTCCGCTTGTTCTTATTGAACCGAGACTTCCACGAACACTTGAATTttgctccaaatggtggtttAAGGACTCATTTTCAAAAGGTGAAATCGGCAAGGGaatgaggaagaaaatgaagaacaacagaaagggattgaagagagaaagtgagagagaggTGAAAGGATGAAAGGTTTTTGAGATGTGTTTCAAATGAGCAGCCAAGGGGGGTTCTTATAGGTTgagctaaaaatagaaaaatcagcAGTCATAGAGTcccccatggccggccacacatgtggcaagtttgaagctttcaaacttgctattttaagataagggcaaatctagaaaggcatgaatagtggaggggtttgaatgcaaattcaaggagtcttcaagggctatttttcaagccaaataatcagccaaacaagctgattgggtcagcatgtgggacggttttgggctaTCCAGTGCTCGGTCGGATCGgttttctcggttcagctcaactaggtctcttttcataattaattaataataatttatttaacccaaaataatttggattaaaattaaaattaattatattatgaattaatattcataatttggaccgtaTTCGACTGAAAAATTAAGtcaccttgatgcttcaaaaatcGTTTCTCGGTTTTGCGCTTCTAGCAATGTCTGCGGAGCCAATTTTCGCCATTTGTATGAATCTgttgaaaatgatcaaaattaattaaaatttattatagaattaattaaaattcaacatgttaataatttaagtacaatttaattattttataattattatatatttttcaacaagaattactacgaatttgcatgaatttgagttaaaaagggcatgaaaaagtgtgtatatttttgtgtttccagtcctatttttaaatttagaggtatttaaaacaaatttttaaaaatttatttaattttgtaaaaactataattgaaaaaatattaattgaaacaTTAGAGCACATTTTCTATGTTTACGATCTTCTGCATTGTGTCCTTAGTGTCTCACTTCGCTTGAAACATTGGAGCACATTTTTCGTGATTGTCCTTCGGTTGCTGGGGTTTGGGACGACCTGCAAATCATATGGCCTAATGATTTCTCTGAAATATCATCCCAGGACTGgttttattatgttttggttGTTTCTAATATTACTTTTTCTAGGCAAGCGGTGTGTGTTATGGTATAAATGGCATGCCAAAAATTAGCAGGTACATGCTAATGCTATTGTTCGAGTCTAGAATATTGTTCACAAGGTCATCTCCTATATCATGGAATTGGATGTGGTGCAAGAGAGATTACTAGTTGCCTTATTGAGGTTGAGCGCTAGAGGCCTTCGGAAGGCACTATGTTGAAGGTGAATTTTGATGCTGCCTCCAATGCGAATTCCATGTTGTCCTGCGCGGGAATAGTAATTAGGGATAATTTGGGCAGAGTTTTCGGATCACAATCGGTGCCCACCACGTACATACCTACAGCTTTTGTAGCAAAGGCTTTGGCATGCTCTCACACCGTTCATTTGGCTTTGGAATTCGGTCTGCAGGAGGTGACTATTGAGGGTGATCCGCTCACTGTTATTCGCAAAGTTCGTTCCCCTCTGTACGATGCATTGTCCATTGGAGCTTACATCCAAAATGTGAAAGCGGTGGCTCCATTGTTTCACCGCTGTTTTTTTACTATGCCTCTCGTGACGGTAACACTGTGGCTTATCTCCTAGCTATAATGGGGTTGTAATGTGGTGGATGTTCTTACTTGAGCGGTGTTGTGCCCGAATATGCTTCACTAGCGGTGGATCGGGACTGTCAGGCTATAGGGGTGAACGAGCATGGTGGCAAATTCGATTTTGTGTAGATCTGGTTCTTCAAGATGGGTCTTTGGTTGGGGGGAAGTTCCAGGGTTTGTTGGTTTGGTTGAGGGAAGGGGACGTGTTTGCTTGGCCTTCGAGGAATCTGCATATCTGAGTTGCTTGGTGGATTTTGTACGACTGGCCGTTATTGGAGTTTGTTGATTCTTGCTCTCCGCTCTAGCTGTCAATCGAGCTTGGTGCCGTTCAGCCTAACTTTAGTTGCTAAATACCAGAGCGTTTTTGGAAGTTAGCTCCTTTTAGGGTTTGGAGATGCATTTCTTGTTTGGCTTGGGAGCTATTCgaactagggtttcttttggattttgtttctCTGTTCAAACATTTGTTTGTCCTGATTGCCTTCTTTAATAAATGGCCCaatttccttaaaaaatttattactctaacccaaaccaaaaataaacccataaaaatatattttccaaaCTCAAGCCCAAGTTTAAAACTAAATCCAAACTCGattaatattatacaaaatCCTAGTTCCTAAAAATTAGACATACCACCATGATTttctaatttgtaattttattaaacatattttggTTCGGATTGCGTAATAAGCAACTATAATTTGTAAACTTACTAAACCGATCAACAAATGATTCAGTGTAATTCTATTTCTAAGTCtgagaaaataattaatcaatttccGTTCTTTTCAATGATTAaccacaacaacaacaacaacaataataataataataaaactcaaaCACTGGCCTGGCATTATAGAAATGATAAGTACACAAATTTccagaataaataaatatgtaaatttaagaATCATGGTAAGAAAACCATTAAGATGGAATCACAGTAGTGTTTAAGAGTGCAAGAACAAGATTTACAAAGATGAGCAAAATACCTTCCAACCCAAATGGCAGATCAATTAGTACCAAAATTGAACCAGCaacaacattaaacaaaaaattacctGCTCTCAACTTCTTGAAGCATTGCATGCTGCAAGGAGTAAGATGCATTAATGGACACCATTCTCATCACTAAAACAAGCTTTTTCAGATGccagaaaaaattattaagatacatttttccctttcttttctgATCAAGTAGTTTCTACTGAGAAGAAGGCTGAAGGTCTAAACCAAGCTCTTTGAGTAGCTAACATTGAGGTCAACTGCAAAATCTAGCAAAAATTGGCTAGCTTTAGggacttcaaaatttctttggAAGCCAGTTTCTTGGCCATCTTCTTATCACAAGCTGTTGATGTGTGCTTTAATACCTCGCCATTTGCTTCAACCTCTATGGTAACAGAAGAAACCCCATTGCCATGTGAAACAATGGGTTTTCTTTGTTCATAATGCTTCTTTTGACAGAGTTCATTCAACTCCTTCACGGGGTGAACCGTCATAGTCTCTAGAGTAATCAGGGGCTCCAACAGTGGCCTGATACTCCGGAATACAGTTTCCTTGTTGTATCCTGAATCAACAAATATAGCCCCAGCAATTGACTCCATCACATCACCCAGTACCTGCATTAACAATGATATTTGGATAATTTAAGAAAcattgaaaatgatttatgtGCTGAGCAATAATGACAAAAATAAAGCTTTTAATAACAAACCTTGGGGAAAGATTTTTCAGATTCCCAACCGAAAGTGCAATCCAACGATAATTCCTGAAAACTTTCAACAGtttcttttatatgcttgtaaAGCTTCTGTGAACTTTGGAGAATGTGCTTATGCAATCCAGCCTTGACAGCTGATAATGCATAGCAATTGTTGTTAACAGATGCTGACCTCAGATCCGTTAATAATCCTGGTGAGATCCCaggatatttattatataaatgcCGAGTGATAAGATAATCTAAAACGGAGTCCCCTAGAAATTCCAGCCGCTGCacaaaaaagaattaattatggtcaatttaaaactaaaagagAAAATGGAACTTATGGCATAgaataataagatattaagatacaactaattaaaaatatatatattgcacTGTTAATATGTCATCTGCATAGCAGATTATCACCGGACTCACCTGATAACATCCTGGAATTTCAGCAAGCATGTAAGAACCATGTGTTAGTGCTTCCACTAACAAAGAAGGGTCCTGGAATGAATAGTTAAGAAGAGACTCTAAATGTTGGACATTAACAATCTTTTCAGCCTGCACTTCGAAATGTCTTTCGTATggtatatttctaaaatcaataGTTATACCAAtccaattcataaataataatgCAGCTACTTCACCTCCCGTGCTAAGGTATGCACCAATAAGAGCCTCAACAACATCAGCAACCTTCTTACTCTTCAGCTTCCTTCTCCCACTAACGtatatttttcttgtatttaatTTCTCCTCATTTAATGTATGTCTTCCACAATTATAACCAGGAACCATCCAACCTTTGGGATCGAAAGGCTCATCACGGATAAATCCCTGCAGTGTTTGGAAGCGTATTAAAGAGGGAACTGACCACATAAGGCATAAAACCACCCTAAGGATAACATGattggataaattaaataaatgtctaaaagaaaatttaccgGAAGTTTCTTGTCACATCCCAGCATGCAAAGGGTTGtatttgaaatcattttgtcCTTCCTAATACTAAGAAGGCCCTCATGATGATTCTGATGTTTTTTGAATAGCTGTTGACAAACAGCATACTTCAAAAAAGAATCACCAAGAGTCTCCAGTGATTCTAAATGAAAACTTTCCAGGCACTTTTTTGTGGTAATTGCCTCCAAAACCTACCAAGAATAGTTGAGCCAAGTTCAACTAAAGAGGAAGACAACAATTTTCTGTAAAGCATAGGCTGTTCTAGAAAGAGGAATTCAAAAGTATGCTAGCTCACCTTCATGGTTGGAATAGCAACATCATGCACACAATGATCGAGAAGCATCTTTTTCAAGATGGTAGCAAGGAGTAAAGATTCGAGTCGATGCATGATTGATGGAAGAAATGTGAAAGAATAAAATGTGCTAATCGATATGGGAGACATTATTACATCACAAAGCTCAGGAGGCAATTCTACAAATGCGTTACTGGATtctgcaaaataaataaaagcaaattaaaaataaaatgaactgAACTGAACTTAACACTTGATaattaaaaaagatgaaaagtgCATGCATTCTTCGAAGGACAAAACCACCCAAATATTATGAACTATCTTACTTTctctaacaaaaaaaaaaaaaaaaacctccaaTATGAAAACTAGGTCTTCGTTGTTGAATTCATTCACAAAAATCATCTAAAGCTATCATTCCTAATCTCTAGAAGACGAGAAATGATAAGAAACAAACATGCCTTTCTCTTTCTGTTTTTTGCACCTTTGAATGTGCTTTTGCACGGGGAAAATGTGTCGCCCAGCAAGGAAAGAGACTCGACTAAAACATAAATGGATACCATGTCTGTAATGTCACATGAGAATTGGGTTACTAACAAGAAACATAAGTATCACATGTTCCACATTAGTTCTTtgcaaaattaccaaaaaatgCTTACCGCTGTTCATAATATTCCTTGTAGGTCATTACTCCTCCATCACTCAGTGTCAAAAGTGAATTtgcatttatattatttaaaagacCGTCAATAATATATGTGCGACCATTATGAGGAGTAGAGACCAACGAATTTTTTATCATGCAAGTGCACACCAGACCACTTTTGGTCTGTATCATGCCAGCATTGCAGTTCACATGATTCTTCCAGACCTTCTCATAAGAAAATAAGATGGAAGAAATTGACAACCAATCAATCACGGGATTTTGGCCCATGTAATTTGATGGGAGAAGAAGATAATCGATTTCAGAATTGTTCCCTGACGTAAGGTCAGATAACTCTGTCAACTTTTCTGCTTTATGATCCATAAGAACTCGAAAAAGAGCAATCTGAAACCTTCTACACAAGATAACCTACCAACATGAAAAGGCGCAAGgagtgaaaagttaaaatatgaatgcattacaatatattttcaatttttaccaCCTTAGagcaataataaaattaaaaataaaaataagatatagTACCTGGTCAGAACTAAGACGTATCAGTCCAATATATTTCAAGTTAACTGTCAGAGTGCCCCTATCAACTTCTAACTCAATACCCACACTTTTTGCTTCCATTTCAAGCTGACTCCTGACAAGGAGTATGATGTTTTGAACAGGAAACTCATAACCAAAGTTCTGCTTCAACTCCATTAAGTAGCAGTAGTATTTTGTCATGGACTCCTGTGAATCTTGATTCACCAGTTCAGGTGGAAAAAAAATCGGTTGATCATCATTATAGGATTCCTTTCctacaaatcaaataattaaataaaatagaggaaaatcatatacttgttttaacaactTTAAATATCTTGAAATTACATACATAAGTCATTGAAGATAAAGAAAGTAAAGTCATCCATTATTATTACCAATTTCTTCAGCATCATTTTCTTCCACAACAATATCAGGCACAAGATTATCTGTCAAAGCACCAATTTGATGGAGTTGCTTGCATGCTTCAAAGCATGCCTTCTGCTTTAGGCTTTTAAAGTTACCCTTAACACAAACAGTTCGTATAGGGGAACTCTTGGGTAGATGGAGGGTGCAAACCCCCATTTGCTTGTCTATGATACACCTCGGAGTACATTTAAAATACCTAGAGAGAACAAACAAACATTGGAAAGAAGTCAAAGCATTAAGCCATGGACATAATGATAATAAGACCCtaactaaataaaaagaagaaacaagttactaaattttaatagaatgtGCAATAACCAATGCTAATAATCACTAACCCGTCTGCAGGGAGGCGTGAGCAATAGAAGTATATCAAACCAACACTAGAACTAAGAGTCATAAATGCCCCTGTACTTGCAACATGGTAGAACTCTTCATCACATAAGTCATTGCTTAGAGGAGAACAAGGATCAGATGCATGGCACAAAGATTCCTTTCTCATTACATCTCCACTAGTAAGATAGTTCTTCAGTCGAGAATGTGTAGAAAAATCCCCACTACAATAATCAAACCAGAAGCATTGTTAAGGACATAATAAGATCCATGATATCATTTTCTCAAAAGTATGAAAATCAAGCAAATTTATAgtattccaatttttttatcaagtGTGATTGCATGATATTTTCTAAGATATTGTTGTGGTAACCTTATATATAAACAACAAACAATAAAGTCGTCTTTGGTAGAACCGGTAATAAAGATTTTTAACACTTGAGAAATAATACATAGGAAGGAATAGAAATATAGATTATTACCTCTTCACCATTAATAGATAATCCGAATTCTGCATTCTAGCACGTCCTCGAGACTGTATAAAACTACAAACTGTTGGTGAAGGATCAAATCTGATAATTAAGTTGCATGCTTGAACATCCAAGCCTTCCTCAAGAATCGAAGTTGCAACAATTATGTTTACCTGCAGGAATGGAATATCATTGTTCAAATGCAGCTGCTGACAAATACATTATTTTCTACTGTACATGAAAAAAAACATACCATGCCTTTTCGGAATTCTTctacaatttcattttgttttttcctAGTCTGGTTCTGCAATCCAGAGTTATTTCCTGCAATGTATTTAGTCTTCCAGTTACCGTACCTCGGAAGCAATTCACTGAATAGTGATTGAAGCACAACTGCTGTTATAATTCTCTCCACAAAAATTATACACCTTATGTCTCTCAACACCCTGCATTGTAGCACATAACAGAACGTAACAAGAAGAAACAACACAAAACAGAGCAAAAATGAGGGAGATGGAATGAATGGGGCTGTAGATCAGTTTTTTCAAATTCAGTTCTTAAAACcctttatacatttatattattgacctcattaaattaagttatttatgttttaaagtaaataaaatccaAACGAAATGTTTTTTATAACCACGGTGGAAAGAAAACACAACAAACCATTCCTTAAATCGTTTCTGTATTAAAGACATTAATGCATCAGACTATCGTctcaaaataaacttcaaataattggaATGCAGAAGGATAACTTTCGAGGGAGACAATATTATCTTACCACTTAGTAAACACTGTGTTACCTGTATTCAGAAAGAGATTCAATAAGGCATAAAACTTTTGTGGTAAGAAACCCAGCATCCACACTGGCTTTAACATCATTAACGATGGTCCAATCTGGATCTATATGATgaaagaagagagagagagagtatttaagaaaaatgatagaACAACATATTGCTAACTCGCCATAAGAGGAATATACAAGTACCAGATGGTATGCATGTTTCAATGGCATGGAAAGCATCCACACTGTAACTCCTAACAATTTTGTCACCAAAGACATCCAATTTCCCCCACATAAGAAACTCACTTTCATAACATGACAAGTACTCTGCAGCCTATTACAACAGTAACAAACTCAATGATATACATATATGGCACTTTGACAGAAATAATTGTCTAAAAAGGTACCTTTAAAGCCAACCAGACACCAAGCTCATCTAAACAATGTATTAAAGCTGAATGTATCTTCGATATTTTCCGTCTCGTAGATTCTGCTGCAGAAGCTTCAAGATCCAAATTGTCCAACGAACATTCATGCTGAAAACCAGTACATCTATTGTCAGTATCCTAATAGTAAAAACAAATGCATATCCAAGTATCAGAAAGAATCACATTCACGCCTTCAAATTTCAACAGACACCCAGAAGGATAAATAATATTCCATGAGACTACGATTTTTTATTCCTCTTAGCCAAGCATGTGGTAGGTAACTAGGATTCCTAAACTAGCTAGATGGAAGCATCATATATATCTAATGCATCTCCCATACCATGTAtgcataaatatatatgtaaaatgttcCGATATATTATAACAAGCATATTGTCTTTTAAGAGAAATTGCCACACTGATGACTGTATTGTAGCCACCAGTCTAAGTGGCATCAGAAGCAAAGGCCTTCAGAATCTATCTAGTACTCTTTTCTCTTTCTGCTGCTTTCTCCCTGGGGAAAGATTAATCAATTGGCTAACTCGATCAGGAATGGAAACGGAGAATATGAAATGGGCTCTCAACCCAGGCCTTGTAAGGTTTCCTAGCCTAGCCTATATCGGTGTCAGACACCGAAAGCATAAGAAAAGGGGATGCCATCAAGAAGAGATTGGGCTGGTTTTGAGCTGCCCATGATTTAAGTGAATATCCACAGTCTACTTTCCTTGGTAagaaaattgtaattatttttctttctgctTCTCTAACTATTTTACACTCCTCTTTCCATGTTGTTACCTTCCAATATGAACATGATCAGAActactttaataaaaaaaagctgGCAACGGAGCAAAAAGTTTCAACAAAGAATACGCACCTTTACtttcaaaacattcaattcctGTACCAAGCGTGCATATAAAACATATGGAATTTCCATGTCTTGGTAAAACTTGAACTTTGGAGTCGAAAATGGAACGAACTGAGCAAGCACTGATTCGCTTACACATGTATACACCTTCAATGGAGGAAAAAAGttcatttaaatatcataaagtCATCTTCCTTAAACGACAGAATTATGTCTCAAAGAAACAAATCATAAGCAGAGGCaagaaatgcaaaattttataataaatctCTCTGCATCAAAATATCATGTGAAAAACCATATAGAAGAAGAAAAGTGAAAGAAGCAAGAATTACATGAACTTTTATCGGAAATAGATAGTTTATATTGAAGTTCACAATTAAGACCCGAAGGaacaattacataaaaaatttaaaatggtctGCCCAGAAGATCAGTTCATTTACTTGAAGATACAAAAGAGAAGGTCAATACATGATATGTGTAAGTCttacagaaaagaagaaaaaccatCTAAACATTCCCAGGTCCtatagaagagaagaaaaaccaTCCAAACATTCCCAAATACCATAGATGAGGCCCCATACAACCAAGCTTGAAAAAGAAAGTTGTATGATTGACAATCAACCGTTGATAAAGTAGAAAATAACCCTAAATCTAAGCATGAAAGAATGAAATAAGGTTCAAGGAATTTTTTCTGGGATTTCAAGATTGAGTGTAAACCTTTGTTTTAGCAGGTTGTGGGGCTCAGCCCCACCTCAGAAGTAGGGATGTGACCATTTGAGCCAAAGCACAAGGTCACACACAATTTAGTTTGTTTATACATTTTGGACAGCTTTCCCATCAATTTTCTTTCAGTCAATACTTTGATTCGAgactttcctttcttttccctttttcaattAACAAACACCCCTAACTTAAACAAACCCTCAATGAAGTTATATAACTCCAATCCAAGATGAACTTGTAAAATAAGGaaactaaattagaaaaatccCTTTGCaacagaaatgaaaaaaaaaaaaacaacctttGAATTCATAATCGTCTCTAGTTCATGGATCTTCTGCCAATAGCTATCAGCCGAGTTTGCCCCTGGGATAATAGAGTGGGGGGGAAGTTCAAGTACTGTAAAAAAGGAAACACAAGTAACCAATAACTAAACTGAAAGCTTGAATGAAGCACCTTTTGTGTTTATAGGGGAAGCAGTCATCCCGAAAATCCTAGGAAGATCAGATACACCAGCTTCTAATTGCCGATGATAGAATTCCTGTAATGCAAACAAATCCTCAAAGTTCATGGTCCTCCAAATTCATTTCCCCCATCTAGTTACCAAGATGCAATTCTGACTAAATGTGAATCAGATTGCCATTCCATATGATAAGCATCAAGCATAGTGATGATGATTAGagtaaacaaaattaaaatctaacaaGAGAAGAATAGAAAGACAACTCACTGTCATAATGGAAGCATAAGGGTGCTTTCCTCGGGCATGATGGCATTCATCAATTATCAAAACCTTAATCATGTTTATCTTGAAGAAGCCATGCCTCAATCCATTGAGTAAAATTTGAGGTGTCATCACAAGCACCTGGTAAGAAAGAAATGTTATTGCTAGACTCATGTACcatatctaagaaggaagaaAGAAACACAGTTATTTGACTTGAAACTATAGTACCAGTCAACAAAAGAAGCCTGTGCCAGTCAATGAGTAGCctcaaaccttttttttttttttatgatcaaGTTATTAATGCTTCGCACTTCACAAATTTTGCAATAACATGTAGGCTG from Gossypium raimondii isolate GPD5lz chromosome 1, ASM2569854v1, whole genome shotgun sequence harbors:
- the LOC105785305 gene encoding endoribonuclease Dicer homolog 2 isoform X2; its protein translation is MEPVGMEMNNSQQHSSDPLPFARSYQLEALEKAIKQNTIAYLETGSGKTLIAIMLLRRYAYLIRKPSPFNAVFLVPQVVLVEQQADAVEMHTDLNVGKYWGDMEVDFWDDAKWKQEIDKYEVLVMTPQILLNGLRHGFFKINMIKVLIIDECHHARGKHPYASIMTEFYHRQLEAGVSDLPRIFGMTASPINTKGANSADSYWQKIHELETIMNSKVYTCVSESVLAQFVPFSTPKFKFYQDMEIPYVLYARLVQELNVLKVKHECSLDNLDLEASAAESTRRKISKIHSALIHCLDELGVWLALKIQIGPSLMMLKPVWMLGFLPQKFYALLNLFLNTGNTVFTKWVLRDIRCIIFVERIITAVVLQSLFSELLPRYGNWKTKYIAGNNSGLQNQTRKKQNEIVEEFRKGMVNIIVATSILEEGLDVQACNLIIRFDPSPTVCSFIQSRGRARMQNSDYLLMVKSGDFSTHSRLKNYLTSGDVMRKESLCHASDPCSPLSNDLCDEEFYHVASTGAFMTLSSSVGLIYFYCSRLPADGYFKCTPRCIIDKQMGVCTLHLPKSSPIRTVCVKGNFKSLKQKACFEACKQLHQIGALTDNLVPDIVVEENDAEEIGKESYNDDQPIFFPPELVNQDSQESMTKYYCYLMELKQNFGYEFPVQNIILLVRSQLEMEAKSVGIELEVDRGTLTVNLKYIGLIRLSSDQVILCRRFQIALFRVLMDHKAEKLTELSDLTSGNNSEIDYLLLPSNYMGQNPVIDWLSISSILFSYEKVWKNHVNCNAGMIQTKSGLVCTCMIKNSLVSTPHNGRTYIIDGLLNNINANSLLTLSDGGVMTYKEYYEQRHGIHLCFSRVSFLAGRHIFPVQKHIQRCKKQKEKESSNAFVELPPELCDVIMSPISISTFYSFTFLPSIMHRLESLLLATILKKMLLDHCVHDVAIPTMKVLEAITTKKCLESFHLESLETLGDSFLKYAVCQQLFKKHQNHHEGLLSIRKDKMISNTTLCMLGCDKKLPGFIRDEPFDPKGWMVPGYNCGRHTLNEEKLNTRKIYVSGRRKLKSKKVADVVEALIGAYLSTGGEVAALLFMNWIGITIDFRNIPYERHFEVQAEKIVNVQHLESLLNYSFQDPSLLVEALTHGSYMLAEIPGCYQRLEFLGDSVLDYLITRHLYNKYPGISPGLLTDLRSASVNNNCYALSAVKAGLHKHILQSSQKLYKHIKETVESFQELSLDCTFGWESEKSFPKVLGDVMESIAGAIFVDSGYNKETVFRSIRPLLEPLITLETMTVHPVKELNELCQKKHYEQRKPIVSHGNGVSSVTIEVEANGEVLKHTSTACDKKMAKKLASKEILKSLKLANFC
- the LOC105785305 gene encoding endoribonuclease Dicer homolog 2 isoform X3; its protein translation is MEPVGMEMNNSQQHSSDPLPFARSYQLEALEKAIKQNTIAYLETGSGKTLIAIMLLRRYAYLIRKPSPFNAVFLVPQVVLVEQQADAVEMHTDLNVGKYWGDMEVDFWDDAKWKQEIDKYEVLVMTPQILLNGLRHGFFKINMIKVLIIDECHHARGKHPYASIMTEFYHRQLEAGVSDLPRIFGMTASPINTKGANSADSYWQKIHELETIMNSKVYTCVSESVLAQFVPFSTPKFKFYQDMEIPYVLYARLVQELNVLKVKHECSLDNLDLEASAAESTRRKISKIHSALIHCLDELGVWLALKIQIGPSLMMLKPVWMLGFLPQKFYALLNLFLNTGNNSGLQNQTRKKQNEIVEEFRKGMVNIIVATSILEEGLDVQACNLIIRFDPSPTVCSFIQSRGRARMQNSDYLLMVKSGDFSTHSRLKNYLTSGDVMRKESLCHASDPCSPLSNDLCDEEFYHVASTGAFMTLSSSVGLIYFYCSRLPADGYFKCTPRCIIDKQMGVCTLHLPKSSPIRTVCVKGNFKSLKQKACFEACKQLHQIGALTDNLVPDIVVEENDAEEIGKESYNDDQPIFFPPELVNQDSQESMTKYYCYLMELKQNFGYEFPVQNIILLVRSQLEMEAKSVGIELEVDRGTLTVNLKYIGLIRLSSDQVILCRRFQIALFRVLMDHKAEKLTELSDLTSGNNSEIDYLLLPSNYMGQNPVIDWLSISSILFSYEKVWKNHVNCNAGMIQTKSGLVCTCMIKNSLVSTPHNGRTYIIDGLLNNINANSLLTLSDGGVMTYKEYYEQRHGIHLCFSRVSFLAGRHIFPVQKHIQRCKKQKEKESSNAFVELPPELCDVIMSPISISTFYSFTFLPSIMHRLESLLLATILKKMLLDHCVHDVAIPTMKVLEAITTKKCLESFHLESLETLGDSFLKYAVCQQLFKKHQNHHEGLLSIRKDKMISNTTLCMLGCDKKLPGFIRDEPFDPKGWMVPGYNCGRHTLNEEKLNTRKIYVSGRRKLKSKKVADVVEALIGAYLSTGGEVAALLFMNWIGITIDFRNIPYERHFEVQAEKIVNVQHLESLLNYSFQDPSLLVEALTHGSYMLAEIPGCYQRLEFLGDSVLDYLITRHLYNKYPGISPGLLTDLRSASVNNNCYALSAVKAGLHKHILQSSQKLYKHIKETVESFQELSLDCTFGWESEKSFPKVLGDVMESIAGAIFVDSGYNKETVFRSIRPLLEPLITLETMTVHPVKELNELCQKKHYEQRKPIVSHGNGVSSVTIEVEANGEVLKHTSTACDKKMAKKLASKEILKSLKLANFC